One window of Pelmatolapia mariae isolate MD_Pm_ZW linkage group LG18, Pm_UMD_F_2, whole genome shotgun sequence genomic DNA carries:
- the LOC134616972 gene encoding tripartite motif-containing protein 16-like, protein MAQRGVQLDQETFTCSICLDLLKDPVTIPCGHNYCMNCINGFWDGEEENKIYSCPQCRQTFTPRPVLVKNTMLTVLVEELKKTGLQAAPADHCYAGPEDVACDFCTGRKIKAVKSCLVCLVSYCEKHLQPHYDVAALKKHKLVEPSKKLQENICSRHDEVMKMFCRTDQQSICYLCSVDEHKGHDTVSAAAERTERQRELEVSRQNIQQRIQDREKDVKVLQQEVEAINQSADQTVEHSEKIFTELIHLIQKRSSDVKQQIRSQQETEVSRVKELEEKLKQEITELKRKDAELKQLSHTEDHIQFLHNYPSLSALSESTDSSSINIHPLSYFEDVTAAVSEVRDKLQDILREEWTNISLTVTEVDVLLSQAWLQTRAEFLKYSCKISLDPNTAHTQLLLSDENRKVTFMYHQQYFWDHPDRFTGWWQVLSKESLTGRCYWEVVRRGGVFVAVAYKNISRAGTRNECGFGRNDKSWALDCSKNSYTFWHNNIEIPISGPRSSRVGVYLDHRAGILSFYSVSETMTLLHRVQTTFTQPLYAGLRLYNNYGDIAEFIKLK, encoded by the coding sequence ATGGCGCAGAGAGGAGTTCAGCTGGACCAAGAAACCTTCACTTGTTCGATCTGTTTGGATCTTCTGAAGGATCCGGTGACTATTCCCTGTGGACACAACTACTGTATGAACTGTATTAATGGCTTTTGggatggagaggaggagaataaaatctacagctgccctcagtgcagacagactTTCACACCGAGGCCTGTCCTGGTGAAAAACACCATGTTAACAGTTTtagtggaggagctgaagaagactggactccaagctgctcctgctgatcactgctatgctggacctgaagatgtggcctgtgattTCTGCACTGGAAGAAAAATCAAAGCTGTGAAATCATGTCTAGTGTGTTTGGTttcttactgtgagaaacaccttcAGCCTCATTATGATGTGGCtgcattaaagaaacacaagctggtggagccctccaagaagctccaggagaacatctgctctcgtcatgatgaggtgatgaagatgttctgccgtactgatcagcagagtatctgttatctctgctctgtggatgaacataaaggccacgacacagtctcagctgcagcagaaaggactgagaggcagagagagctggaggtgagtcgacaaaacatccagcagagaatccaggacagagagaaagatgtgaaggtgcttcaacaggaggtggaggccatcaatcagtctgctgatcaaacagtggagcacagtgagaagatcttcactgagctgatccatctcatccagaaaagaagctctgatgtgaagcagcagatcagatcccagcaggaaactgaagtgagtcgagtcaaagagcttgAGGAGAAGCTGAAGCAGGAGatcactgagctgaagaggaaagatgctgagctgaagcagctctcacacacagaggatcacatccagtttctacacaactacccctcactgtcagcactcagtgagtctacagactcatccagcatcaatatccATCCTCTAagctactttgaggatgtgacagcagctgtgtcagaggtcagagataaactacaggacattctgagagaggaatggacaaacatctcactgacagtcactgaagtggatgttttactgtcacaaGCTTGGCTGCAGACCAGAGCtgaattcttaaaatattcatgtaAAATCtcactggatccaaacacagcacacacacagctgttatTATCAGACGAGAACAGAAAAGTAACATTCATGTATCATCAACAATACTTTTgggatcatccagacagatttacTGGATGGTGGCAGGTCCTGAGTAAAGAGAGCCTgactggacgttgttactgggaggtagTGAGGAGAGGGGGAGTTTTTGTAGCAGTTGCATATAAGAATATCAGCAGAGCAGGGACTCGAAATGAATGTGGATTTGGTCGTAATGACAAATCTTGGGCACTAGATTGTTCCAAAAATAGTTACACATTTTGGCATAACAACATTGAAATTCCCATTTCAGGTCCTCGttcctccagagtaggagtgtacctggatcacagagcaggtattttgtccttctacagcgtctctgaaaccatgactctcctccacagagtccagaccacattcactcagccgctctatgctgggCTTAGGCTTTACAACAATTATGGAGATATTGCTGAATTCATTAAACTGAAATAG
- the LOC134617153 gene encoding tripartite motif-containing protein 16-like gives MAQKGVQLDQETFSCSICLDLLKEPVTIPCGHSYCMNCINGFWDGEEEKKIYSCPQCRQTFTPRPVLVKNTMLAVLVEELKKTGLQAAPADHCYAGPEDVACDFCTGIKLKALKTCLVCLVSYCEKHLQPHYDVAPLKKHKLVEPSKKLQENICSRHDEVMKMFCRTDQQSICYLCSVDEHKGHDTVSAAAERTERQRELEVSRQNIQQRIQDREKDVKLLQQEVEAINQSADQTVEHSEKIFTELIHLIQKRSSDVKQQIRSQQETEMSRVKELEEKLEQEITELKRKDAELKQLSHTEDHIQFLHNYPSLSALSESTDSSSINIRPLRYFEDVTAAVSEVRDKLQDILREEWTNISLTATEVDVLVRDPPEPKTRAEFLKYSCEITLDPNTAHTHLLISEGNRKATFMKYQQSYFDHQDKFTGMFQVLSKESLTERCYWEVERKGRVIIAVAYKNISRAWWRNECAFGRNDKSWALDCSKNSYIFWHNNIETPISNVGSSRVGVYLDHRAGILSFYSVSETMTLLHRVQTTFTQPLYAGLWFYHNFGDTAGFIKLK, from the coding sequence ATGGCGCAGAAAGGAGTTCAGCTGGACCAAGAAACCTTCTCTTGTTCGATCTGTTTGGATCTTCTGAAGGAGCCAGTGACTattccctgtggacacagctactgcatgaactgtattaatGGCTTTTGggatggagaggaggagaagaaaatctacagctgccctcagtgcagacagactTTCACACCGAGGCCTGTCCTGGTGAAAAACACCATGTTAGCAGTTTTAGTGGAGGAgttgaagaagactggactccaagctgctcctgctgatcactgctatgctggacctgaagatgtggcctgtgattTCTGCACTGGCATAAAGctaaaggctttaaaaacatgtttggtCTGTTTGGTctcttactgtgagaaacaccttcAGCCTCATTATGATGTGGctccattaaagaaacacaaactggtggagccctccaagaagctccaggagaacatctgctctcgtcatgatgaggtgatgaagatgttctgccgtactgatcagcagagtatctgttatctctgctctgtggatgaacataaaggccacgacacagtctcagctgcagcagaaaggactgagaggcagagagagctggaggtgagtcgacaaaacatccagcagagaatccaggacagagagaaagatgtgaagctgcttcaacaggaggtggaggccatcaatcagtctgctgatcaaacagtggagcacagtgagaagatcttcactgagctgatccatctcatccagaaaagaagctctgatgtgaagcagcagatcagatcccagcaggaaactgaaatgagtcgagtcaaagagcttgaggagaagctggagcaggagatcactgagctgaagaggaaagatgctgagctgaagcagctctcacacacagaggatcacatccagtttctacacaactacccctcactgtcagcactcagtgagtctacagactcatccagcatcaatatccGTCCTCTGAggtactttgaggatgtgacagcagctgtgtcagaggtcagagataaactacaggacattctgagagaggaatggacaaacatctcactgacagccactgaagtggatgttttagTGCGAGATccaccagagccaaagaccagagctgaattcttaaaatattcatgtgaaatcacactggatccaaacacagcacacacacatctgttaATATCAGAGGGGAACAGAAAAGCAACATTTATGAAATATCAACAGTCTTATTTTGATCATCAAGACAAATTCACTGGAATGTTTCAGGTCCTGAGTAAAGAGAGTCTGACTGaacgttgttactgggaggtggagaggaaAGGGAGAGTTATTATAGCAGTCGCATACAAGAACATTAGCAGAGCATGGTGGAGGAATGAATGTGCCTTTGGGCGTAATGACAAGTCTTGGGCATTAGATTGTTCCAAAAACAGTTATATATTTTGGCATAACAACATTGAAACTCCCATTTCAAATGTTGGgtcctccagagtaggagtgtacctggatcacagagcaggtattttgtccttctacagtgtctctgaaaccatgactctcctccacagagtccagaccacattcactcagccgctctatgctggactCTGGTTTTACCACAATTTTGGAGACACTGCTGGGTTCATTAAACTAAAATAG
- the LOC134616971 gene encoding tripartite motif-containing protein 16-like has protein sequence MAQKGVQLDQETFSCSICLDLLKDPVTIPCGHSYCMNCINGFWNGEEGKKIYSCPQCRQTFTPRPVLVKNTMLAVLVEELKKTGLQAAPADHCYAGPEDVACDFCIEMKLKAVKSCLVCLASYCEKHLQPHYDVAPLKKHKLVEPSKKLQENICSRHDEVMKMFCRTDQQIICYLCPVDEHKGHDTVSAAAERTERQRELEVSRQNIQQRIQDREKDVKLLQQEVEAINQSADQTVEHSEKIFTELIHLIQKRSSDVKQQIRSQQETEVNRVKELEEKLEQEITELKRKDAELKQLSHTEDHIQFLHNYPSLSALSESTDSSSINIRPLSYFEDVTAAVSEVRDKLQDILRDERTNISLTVTEVDVLVRDPPEPKTRAEFLKYSEEITLDPNTAHKQLLLSEGNRKATFMKHQQSYFDHQDKFTGWLQVLSRESLTGRCYWEVERKGRVIIAVAYKNISRAWWRNECAFGRNDKSWALDCSKNSYTFWHNNIQTPISNVGSSRVGVYLDHRAGILSFYSVSKTMTLLHRVQTTFTQPLYAGLWFYHNFGDTAGFIKLK, from the coding sequence ATGGCGCAGAAAGGAGTTCAGCTGGACCAAGAAACTTTCTCTTGTTCGATCTGTTTGGATCTTCTGAAGGATCCGGTGACTattccctgtggacacagctactgcatgaactgtattaatGGCTTTTGGAATGGAGAGGAGGGGAAGAAAAtctacagctgccctcagtgcagacagactTTCACACCGAGACCTGTCCTGGTGAAAAACACCATGTTAGCAGTTTtagtggaggagctgaagaagactggactccaagctgctcctgctgatcactgctatgctggacctgaagatgtggcctgtgattTCTGCATTGAGATGAAGTTAAAAGCTGTGAAATCTTGTTTAGTGTGTCTGGcttcttactgtgagaaacaccttcAGCCTCATTATGATGTGGctccattaaagaaacacaagctggtggagccctccaagaagctccaggagaacatctgctctcgtcatgatgaggtgatgaagatgttctgccgtactgatcagcagattatctgttatctctgccctgtggatgaacataaaggccacgacacagtctcagctgcagcagaaaggactgagaggcagagagagctggaggtgagtcgacaaaacatccagcagagaatccaggacagagagaaagatgtgaagctgcttcaacaggaggtggaggccatcaatcagtctgctgatcaaacagtggaacacagtgagaagatcttcactgagctgatccatctcatccagaaaagaagctctgatgtgaagcagcagatcagatcccagcaggaaactgaagtgaatcgagtcaaagagcttgaggagaagctggagcaggagatcactgagctgaagaggaaagatgctgagctgaagcagctctcacacacagaggatcacatccagtttctacacaactacccctcactgtcagcactcagtgagtctacagactcatccagcatcaatatccgtcctctgagctactttgaggatgtgacagcagctgtgtcagaggtcagagataaactacaggacattctgagagatGAAcggacaaacatctcactgacagtcactgaagtggatgttttagTGCGAGATccaccagagccaaagaccagagctgaattcttaaaatattcagaggaaatcacactggatccaaacacagcacacaaacagttgTTATTATCTGAGGGGAACAGAAAAGCAACATTTATGAAGCATCAACAGTCTTATTTTGATCATCAAGACAAATTCACTGGATGGTTGCAggtcctgagtagagagagtctgactggacgttgttactgggaggtggagaggaaAGGGAGAGTTATTATAGCAGTCGCATACAAGAACATTAGCAGAGCATGGTGGAGGAATGAATGTGCCTTTGGGCGTAATGACAAGTCTTGGGCATTAGATTGTTCCAAAAACAGTTACACATTTTGGCATAACAACATTCAAACTCCTATTTCAAATGTTGGgtcctccagagtaggagtgtacctggatcacagagcaggtattttgtccttctacagcgtctctaaaaccatgactctcctccacagagtccagaccacattcactcagccgctctatgctggactCTGGTTTTACCACAATTTTGGAGACACTGCTGGGTTCATTAAACTGAAATAG